A window of Aquitalea denitrificans contains these coding sequences:
- a CDS encoding MBL fold metallo-hydrolase, which translates to MKSLFAAATSIALFGVVPFSQASAANLNVQVYNPGVKGIFAVSSEIIYGDKEVVLIDAQFSIADANNLVEKIKETGKKLTAVYISHSDPDYYFGLEAIKKAFPDVRVLATPETVAAIRASKDGKLAFWGPILKENAPKQVFTPDVLQGNTLTVDGNKLEVMGLKGPTPDRSYVWIPSIKAVVGGVVVMANQHVWIADTQTEKSRQNWLQTLADIEALKPAMVVPGHYMLNKDGSQPFTIKSVQFTRDYLKAFDKEANISKDAAELISAMKKLYPGLAGDSLLEMSAKVIKGEMQWPAAEAKPAYPAAGKKVAVSFGDTTFELNFHDDKSMSYVGTAGMFKGMGDDVQYTAVQIRPQVFMVYWHEPKTGSNVVHVQDFESGIVYTNIAQTDGQFLHMDGRLAVQNG; encoded by the coding sequence ATGAAATCTCTGTTTGCTGCTGCTACTTCGATTGCCTTGTTTGGTGTTGTTCCTTTCTCGCAGGCATCCGCTGCCAACTTGAATGTTCAGGTATATAACCCCGGTGTGAAAGGTATTTTTGCAGTTTCCTCTGAAATAATTTATGGCGATAAAGAAGTTGTGCTGATTGATGCGCAGTTTTCTATTGCCGATGCCAATAATTTGGTGGAAAAAATAAAGGAAACTGGCAAGAAACTGACCGCGGTTTATATCAGTCATAGTGATCCGGATTATTATTTTGGTCTGGAGGCTATTAAAAAAGCCTTCCCGGATGTGCGTGTGCTTGCCACGCCTGAAACGGTGGCCGCCATCCGTGCCAGCAAAGATGGCAAACTGGCTTTCTGGGGGCCGATTCTGAAAGAAAATGCACCCAAGCAAGTGTTTACCCCAGACGTGCTGCAAGGCAATACCTTGACTGTGGATGGTAATAAACTGGAAGTGATGGGCTTGAAAGGCCCAACTCCGGATCGCAGTTATGTGTGGATTCCGTCTATCAAGGCAGTCGTCGGTGGTGTGGTGGTGATGGCCAATCAGCATGTCTGGATTGCCGATACCCAGACTGAGAAATCTCGACAGAATTGGCTGCAAACCCTGGCGGATATCGAGGCGCTCAAGCCAGCAATGGTGGTGCCGGGGCATTATATGCTGAATAAAGATGGCAGCCAGCCGTTTACTATTAAGTCCGTGCAGTTTACCCGTGATTATCTCAAAGCATTTGATAAAGAGGCAAACATAAGCAAAGACGCTGCTGAATTGATTTCAGCCATGAAAAAGCTATATCCGGGTCTGGCGGGTGACAGTCTGCTTGAGATGAGTGCCAAGGTAATCAAAGGTGAAATGCAGTGGCCGGCGGCTGAAGCAAAGCCCGCTTATCCGGCAGCTGGTAAAAAAGTGGCAGTCAGTTTTGGTGATACCACTTTCGAGCTGAATTTCCATGATGACAAGTCGATGAGCTATGTCGGGACTGCCGGCATGTTCAAGGGCATGGGGGATGATGTGCAATACACCGCGGTGCAGATTCGTCCGCAGGTTTTCATGGTGTACTGGCATGAGCCCAAGACCGGTTCCAATGTGGTCCATGTCCAGGACTTCGAAAGCGGTATTGTCTATACCAATATTGCGCAAACGGATGGCCAGTTCTTGCACATGGATGGCAGATTGGCCGTGCAGAACGGATAA
- a CDS encoding substrate-binding periplasmic protein has protein sequence MPRFFPPVILTALLCTSVMVQAAGPDCSRSYTLALHEHGLLYNASTRTGIDKDVADELIRRSGCKVEVSLLPRSRIWKLLEVGNLDFSLSGITNEERERYAAFAWYFADKFSLIVRKDSGIQSLSEFDSRSDVKLGGILSFRYSDTINQLVDKLDRNGRLVGSYDYDMLYQNLRQDRTQAIIIEPFDYSDLEKYQVSKLVRILETNDQPTPHGLIMSKKTISPEQQERWRELINNMRRDGTLLKIFRKYFNREEALQMTSF, from the coding sequence ATGCCCAGATTCTTTCCGCCTGTCATTCTGACTGCACTACTGTGCACTTCCGTCATGGTGCAGGCCGCAGGACCAGACTGCAGCCGCAGCTATACGCTGGCGTTGCATGAACACGGCCTGCTGTACAACGCCAGCACACGCACCGGCATTGACAAGGATGTAGCTGACGAGCTGATCAGGCGTAGCGGCTGCAAGGTAGAAGTCAGCCTGCTACCGCGCTCGCGCATCTGGAAGCTGCTGGAAGTCGGCAACCTGGACTTCAGCCTGTCCGGCATCACCAATGAAGAACGGGAACGCTACGCGGCCTTTGCCTGGTATTTTGCCGACAAGTTCAGTCTGATCGTGCGCAAGGATAGTGGCATCCAGAGTCTGAGCGAATTTGACAGCCGCAGCGATGTGAAGCTGGGCGGTATTCTCAGCTTCCGCTACAGCGACACCATCAATCAGCTGGTCGACAAGCTGGACCGTAACGGCAGACTGGTCGGGAGTTACGACTACGACATGCTGTACCAGAACCTGCGCCAGGACCGTACCCAGGCCATCATCATCGAGCCTTTTGATTATTCCGACCTCGAAAAATACCAGGTCAGCAAACTGGTACGCATTCTGGAGACCAACGACCAGCCGACACCGCATGGTCTGATCATGTCGAAAAAAACCATCTCCCCGGAACAGCAGGAACGCTGGCGTGAACTGATCAACAACATGCGCC